The window TAATTTTTTTGACATACTAAACCCTCCTCACTGTTTATTTTGACGTTTCTACGTCTAAAAAAGACTTTAAAAATTGTGAATCTGAAATAAATTATAACTATAAATTGTAGTAATGTAACCCTGAAAAATTTTATATTTTTCCCCCACAAAATTGACTTTTTTAATCCCTAATGAATCTAAAAATTTATAACTAATTTACAAATATCTTTGACAAGCTAACTCAATATTTTTTTATATTCATCACTTTTTTCTTGACAAGTCCTAAGAGTTGATAATAAAATTATTGAAAATCGCAAGTTAGGGGTGTGTTAATTTGTTCAGAGAAGTAATTAATACAATTTCGCCTTATATCCCTGGCAAACCCATATCAGAGGTAAAAAGAGAACTTGGTCTTGATAAAGTAATTAAACTTGCTTCAAATGAAAATCCTTTAGGACCATCTGAAAATGTAAAAAAATCGTTGATGCAAAACTTAGATGAACTTGGTATATACCCAGACGGAAATTGTACAGAATTAAAACTCAAGCTTTCAAAAAAGTTAGGTATAAAACCATCGCAGATACTTCTGGGAGCAGGTTCTGATGAAATCACTCAATTTATTGCTGCTGTGTTTATAAACCCAGGAGACAACGCAATAATGGCAAAACCCTCTTTCCCCAGATACGAAACAGTAACAAAAGCGATGGGCGGTGTACCAATTGAACTTCCATTAAAAGATTTTACCCATGATTTGCAAGCTTTCTACAACAATATAAATGAAAGAACAAAGCTAATATGGATTTGCAATCCAAACAATCCAACTGGTACAATTGTTAAAAGAAAGGAGTTATATGACTTTATAAAATCAGTACCTTCACACATTGCAGTTGTTGTTGACCAGGCTTATAA is drawn from Caldicellulosiruptor diazotrophicus and contains these coding sequences:
- the hisC gene encoding histidinol-phosphate transaminase; amino-acid sequence: MFREVINTISPYIPGKPISEVKRELGLDKVIKLASNENPLGPSENVKKSLMQNLDELGIYPDGNCTELKLKLSKKLGIKPSQILLGAGSDEITQFIAAVFINPGDNAIMAKPSFPRYETVTKAMGGVPIELPLKDFTHDLQAFYNNINERTKLIWICNPNNPTGTIVKRKELYDFIKSVPSHIAVVVDQAYKEYIDDPEYPDAKEWLNEFENLIVLQTFSKIYGLAALRIGYAIASEEIIEKLNRIRPPFNVNHLAQIAASVALDDEDHVKKAKDLNKKSLEFFYKSFEEMGLPYIKSYGNFVMVDVKKDAVEVFKKLLLKGIIVRPGDIFGMPTYLRVTTGQEGDNMGFIKALKEIL